A region of Ochrobactrum quorumnocens DNA encodes the following proteins:
- a CDS encoding ribonuclease HII, producing MKRLSSDSPLLFDIPLAPDFSEEKKHLASGLLHIAGIDEAGRGPLAGPVVAAAVVLDPNDLPDGLDDSKRLKAAKRDALYEIILAKALTVSVASLSARSIDASDIRKAALEAMRRSFLGLTLKPCHALIDGRDVPPGLTCPGSALVKGDQRSISIAAASIVAKVTRDRMMARSGAVHTPYGFEVHAGYGTVKHRSAIEAVGPVPGIHRYTFAPIKGRYSC from the coding sequence ATGAAACGCTTGTCTTCTGATTCTCCGCTCCTTTTCGACATCCCGCTTGCACCAGACTTCTCGGAAGAGAAGAAACATCTGGCAAGCGGCCTTCTTCATATTGCTGGCATCGATGAGGCGGGACGCGGACCTTTGGCCGGCCCAGTGGTTGCAGCGGCTGTGGTGCTTGATCCCAATGATTTGCCTGACGGACTGGATGATTCCAAGCGGCTTAAGGCTGCCAAGCGCGACGCGCTATATGAGATCATTCTTGCCAAGGCATTGACGGTCTCAGTCGCAAGCTTAAGTGCGCGCAGCATTGACGCCAGCGATATTCGCAAAGCGGCGCTCGAGGCGATGCGCCGTTCATTTCTAGGCCTTACTCTCAAGCCTTGTCATGCGTTGATTGATGGACGCGACGTGCCGCCAGGCTTGACTTGCCCCGGATCCGCCTTGGTGAAAGGCGATCAACGCTCCATTTCCATTGCTGCTGCCTCCATCGTGGCAAAGGTTACACGAGATCGTATGATGGCTCGCAGCGGTGCTGTTCACACACCCTATGGATTTGAGGTCCACGCCGGTTACGGCACGGTCAAACATCGCTCAGCCATTGAAGCAGTGGGGCCGGTTCCGGGAATTCACCGCTATACATTTGCACCTATCAAGGGGCGCTATTCCTGCTGA